Proteins co-encoded in one Raphanus sativus cultivar WK10039 unplaced genomic scaffold, ASM80110v3 Scaffold0092, whole genome shotgun sequence genomic window:
- the LOC108830659 gene encoding uncharacterized protein LOC108830659 — MLGVSEDYLFCKLFPHSLDGDATCWLKQLQTGSLTCWSDIKSAFLQNFFDDARTEKIRNNIYIFSQGTAEAFKASWVRFKGYQRDFPHYGFFEIQLLNIFFRGLDLMYQSTLDAAKQGNFKTRSPEEATILIENVATNTSTAKVDLWRRKMEISNGDQISKTSSHEGDEEEHVYLIDQIFFCEQKLANPQINMRSTRSHEEEHTHESIVESKLEEILKGQQKTVLDVDVRLDSMCSNFNKKFKALSDYVKVLESRVSQDDGFVRREKECLPIRVDTNPKRQVCSVLLRSGKRLVPTTRERVSNGEFAERERTEKCGSKPINLVDSEPINPSDDKNEDATIDRQSKQDINRRKGKNIDRRGDAIIDRRPTPTTPRTTAVEPVVERMYKPLTPFPPNTSQTKRELDKAICKKALEKITIEMPLSDAIKVSPPIKKYVKDMVSKNFLSSENSVMIVSEDVSAIIQGEMPIKTPDPGSFVLDCNIKDKRFDRSLCDLGSNVNLMPYSVAISLGFDKFKPTQITLWFLLIDLFEYQKDYLRTYL; from the coding sequence ATGCTGGGAGTTTCCGAAGACTACCTATTCTGCAAACTCTTCCCGCATTCTCTTGATGGGGATGCGACCTGCTGGCTAAAACAGTTGCAGACAGGATCTCTGACTTGCTGGAGCGATATCAAAAGTGCCTTTCTCCAAAATTTCTTCGATGATGCACGGACTGAAAAAATTAGGaataatatctatattttttctcAAGGCACTGCTGAAGCTTTTAAAGCCTCTTGGGTGAGATTCAAAGGCTACCAGCGAGACTTCCCCCACTATGGATTTTTCGAGATTCAACTACTTAATATTTTCTTCAGAGGTCTCGATTTGATGTACCAATCAACTTTGGACGCTGCAAAGCAAGGGAACTTCAAAACTAGGAGCCCTGAAGAAGCCACAATCCTAATTGAAAATGTGGCAACCAACACTAGTACCGCGAAGGTTGATCTCTGGAGGAGAAAGATGGAGATTTCCAATGGAGATCAGATATCCAAGACCTCTTCAcatgaaggagatgaagaagaacatGTATACCTCATCGATCAAATTTTCTTTTGCGAACAAAAACTTGCTAACCCGCAGATAAACATGAGGTCTACAAGAAGCCATGAGGAAGAACATACTCATGAGAGCATTGTGGAATCTAAATTGGAAGAAATTTTGAAAGGCCAGCAGAAGACGGTCCTGGATGTTGATGTAAGATTAGATTCCATGTGCTCTaattttaataagaaatttAAGGCTTTGAGCGATTATGTAAAAGTTTTGGAAAGCCGAGTTTCCCAGGACGATGGGTTTGTCCGAAGAGAAAAAGAGTGTCTCCCTATAAGGGTCGACACAAACCCAAAACGTCAAGTCTGCTCTGTACTTTTAAGGAGCGGGAAACGCCTTGTTCCAACTACAAGAGAAAGAGTTTCCAATGGCGAATTCGCTGAAAGAGAGAGAACTGAAAAATGTGGATCCAAACCAATAAATCTTGTTGATTCTGAACCGATTAACCCCAGCGATGATAAAAATGAAGATGCAACTATCGATCGACAAAGTAAACAAGATATCAATCGACGGAAGGGTAAGAACATCGATCGACGTGGTGATGCAATCATCGATCGACGTCCTACACCTACTACACCGAGAACGACAGCCGTCGAACCGGTAGTAGAGAGAATGTACAAACCTTTAACACCCTTCCCTCCCAACACATCGCAGACAAAACGAGAATTGGATAAAGCAATTTGCAAGAAAGCCCTCGAAAAAATCACAATTGAAATGCCACTGAGCGATGCCATAAAAGTTTCACCTCCGATTAAGAAATATGTGAAAGACATGGTGTCCAAAAATTTTCTATCATCGGAAAACAGTGTCATGATAGTTTCTGAAGATGTAAGTGCCATAATCCAAGGCGAAATGCCGATCAAAACACCTGACCCTGGAAGTTTTGTTCTAGATTGcaacataaaagataaaagatttgataGATCACTTTGCGATCTAGGCTCCAACGTCAACCTTATGCCTTACTCTGTTGCTATATCCCTTGGGTTTGACAAATTTAAACCAACCCAAATAACCCTCTGGTTCTTGCTGATAGATCTGTTCGAGTACCAGAAGGACTACTTGAGGACGTACCTATAA